The Candidatus Brocadiaceae bacterium genome includes the window AACTGACACCGCGGGCCGTGGTCGCGTAGAATGGTGCGGGAACAGGCTCCACCCGGAGGTCAATCTACCGTCCGCATCCGGGCGGTGTCAAACCCGCACCGAACGAAGGTGGTGGCCATGCTGTGGCGGCTCATGCTGGTGATGACGCTGGTGCCGCTGACCGAGCTGCTTCTGCTGCTCCGTCTCGCGGACCTCTTGGGCTTTGTCCCCACCGTGGTGCTGGTGGTCGGCACGGGCGTCGCCGGAGCGGCGCTGGCTCGGGCGCAGGGCCTGCGCGCGGTCGAGGGGATACGCCGGAAGCTCGAGCAGGGGGAGATGCCGGCCGACGATCTGGTCCACGGCCTTCTTGTGCTGGTGGCCGGCGCGCTGCTGCTGACGCCCGGCGTCATGACGGACACGGTCGGGTTCCTTCTGCTCGTTCCCCCGGTCAGGGCGGCCGTGGCCGGATGGATGAAGCGCCGGCTGTCCGCCCGGCTGGCGGGCGGTCGGGCGTTCATCCATGGGGGGTGGGAGTTCGGACCGATCCGGGAGAAGCCGCCCGACGGCGCGCCGCCCCTTGAGGACGTGGAGGAGCCGTAGAACCCCGGCCGGCTCAGGCGGGGTCAGCGGGCGGGGGGGGCCTCGCGCCCCGGCAGCATGCGCACTTCGACCGACCGCGCGTGCCCCTCGAGCCCCTCGGTACGGGCCAGCCGGGCGATGGTCTGTGCGTCGTCCTCCAGGGCGGTTCGGTCGTAGCGGATCACGGCGACCCGCCGCAGGAAGTCGTTGGCGCTCAGGCCGCTGGCAAACCGGGCCGTCCGGCTCGTCGGCAGCGTGTGCGATGGCCCGGCCACGTAGTCGCCGACGGCGACGGGCGTGTACAGTCCGACGAAGACGGCGGCCGCGTTGCAGACCTTCTCCGCCACGGCCTCCGGGTCGCCCGTCATGATCTGCAGGTGTTCGGGCGCCAGCCGGTCGGCGACCTCCGCACATTCGTCGATCGACCTGCACACGATGACGGCCCCGTATTCGCTCAGACAGCGGCGGGCCGCGTCGGGATGCGGCAGGCCGGCCAACTGCGCCTTGATGGCGCGCAGGGTGTCCTCGGCGAACGACTCCCGGTCGGTCAGCAGCACGGCCGAACCCGGGTTGTGCTCGGCCTGGGCCAGCATGTCCGCAGCCGCGCACTCGGCGTCGGCGGAGGCGTCGGCGATGATGACCACCTCGCTCGGTCCCGCCAGCATCTCGATGCCGACCTGCCCGAACACCTGCCGCTTGGCCGCGTTCACGTAGGCGTTCCCCGGGCCGACGATGAAGTCGACCGCCGGCACCGACGCCGTCCCGTACGCCAGCGCCCCGATGGCGTAGGCGCCGCCCAGGCGGTAGACCTCGTGCACCCCGGCCAGATGCGCGGCCAGCAGGCGGTCGTCCGACACGGTGCCGTCCGGGCGCGCGGGCGTGGCCATGGCGATGCGCCGCACTCCGGCCACGCGTGCCGGAACAGCCGTCATCAACACGCTGGACGCCAGGGACGCCGAAGACCCGGGGATGTAGACAGCCGCCGACCTCACGGGCCGGTAGCGCACCGAAAGCACCCGGCCCCGGTCATCGGTCGGTTTCGGAACGCGCGGCAGGATCGATTCCTGGAAACGCCGAATCCGCTCGGCGGCCAGTGTCAGCGCATCCACGAGGGCCGCCGGACTGCGCGCCACGGCGCCCTCGATCTCCTCCGGACGCACCCGGAGTTCGCCCGGCTCCAGCCGGCAGCCGTCGAACCTCTCGATCCCCTCGATCAGGGCCTCGTCGCCCCGCGCGCGCACGTCGGCCAGGATGCGCCGCACGGTCTCTTCGACAGGCTCGCCGGCAGCCTGGGTGGACGCGCGCAAACCCTCGTCCAGACTGAGCTTACGCATCAGCGACTGGAAACGGTGGTCGAACGCGGCGTCGTCCGTGCGCCATATGTGCAAGTGGGCCACCGAGACACCTCCGTGTTCAACGCGGGGACAGCGCGACGCCGCGCGGCCGCTCAGCCGGCCGGGTGCCGGGGCTTCTCGGACGGCAGGGCGGGGGTGTCGGGGCCGCCGGCGGTGTCCAGATCGTCCTCGACCTCACGCAGGCCCTGCTTGAAGGACGAGACGCTCTTGCCCAGGGACCGCATCACGGAGGGCAGGCGCGACCCGAACAGCAGCAGGGCGACCACGAGGACCACCAGCACCTCCCAGTGTCCCACGCCCCCGATGAACGCAACCATATACCGGGCCTCCCTGACCGAATGACGGTGCGTGCTGCCCGCCCGTTGCAGCATCCAGAGAGATTATACATCCCCGGCGGCCTGCCTGCAATCCGTGGACCCGGAATCGCCGGCCCATGCCCCGGGTTTGACGCCGCACCATCCGGCGGCTAACCTGATGGTCATGAGCCTCTCCACCGCAGAACTCGCCGCCGTTGTCCGCAATCTGAAACCGCTCCTGGAGGGCGGACGGATCGAGCGGATGGACCAGCCCGAAGCGGACCGCCTGGTGCTCTACGTGCGCAAGGGGCCCGCCCTGTACTGGGTGCTCCTGTGCACGCATCCGCAGTTCGCCCGGCTGCACCTGCTCACGAACCGGCCGCCCCGCAGCAAGCCGGCCTCCGGGTTCTGCTCGATCCTGAGGGATCACGCCACGACGGCGGAACTGAACGTCCTGCGCCGGGCGCCCGGAGACCGGATCGTCGTCGTCGAGTTCACCGGCCGTGACCGGCTGATGCAGCCCCGCCCCATGCGGTTGATCGCCGAGATGTTCGCCCCGGGCGGCAACTTCGTGCTGACGGACGAGGCCGACAGGATCCTGGCCGTCAACCGCCGCGTCGACTCGCCCCGGCGCCGGCTGGTGCCCGGGGCCGTCTACGAACTCCCGGAACCGCCCCCGAAGAGCGAACGGGACGCGGAGAACCGCTTCGATGGGCTGGCCGACGCCGGGGATGCGCCGGCGCTGAGCCGCGCGGTTCAGAGCCTCTACGCGACGCTCGAGGCCCGGGAGCGCCTCGAAGGACTGCGGGCCGGCCTGTCGAAGGCGCTGCGGGCGGCCGCGAAGTCCGCACGGCGCAAGGCGGCCGGCATCGGCCGGGCGCTGGACGAAGCGAGGAACGCGGACGCCATCCGGCGGCAGGGGGAACTGCTCAAGATCGCCCTGCCGAACGTGCCGCCGCGCCGCGACCGGATCGAGGTGGACGACGTCTTCGACCCGGCGCTGCCGAAGGTCGTCGTCGAGCTGAACCCCGCGCTCTCGCCCGAAGAGAACATCGAGTGGCTGTTCCGACGCTACAAGAAGGCCCGGGCAGGGGCCGACCGGCTGGCCGAGCGGGCACGGGAGGCCGAGGAACGGCTCGGCGCCGTCGAACGGCTGGCGAAGGACGCCGCCGACGCCCGCACGGAGGCGGAGTTGGCCGTGCTCCAGGACGCGGTTGAGCGGCTGGGAGTGCCGACCGGCCCGCGCTCCGCCGCCCGGCCCCGGCCCGCAGAGGCCGCGCCCCGGGGACCGCGCACGTTCCGCTCAGAGGACGGCTCTGAGATCCTGGTGGCCCGCAGCCGCAGGGAAAACGAGCACCTCACGCTCAGCATCGCCCGGGGCAACGACTACTGGCTGCACCTGGCCGACTGGCCCGGGCCGCACGTCATCGTACGGGCGCCCAGGGGGGAGGTCAGCGAGCCTGCGCTGCTGGACGCCGCCCATCTGGCCGTTCACTTCAGCAGGCTGCGCGGGGCCGACCAGGCCGACGTGCTCTACACGCAGTGCAAGCACGTGCGGCGCCTCAAGGGCGGCAGCCCGGGCCGCGTGAGCCTTGCGCGCGCCCGCACGCTGCGCGTGCGCATCGACCCCGAACGCCTGGAGCGCCTGCTCAGGCCCGCGCCCGCCGGGCAGCGCCGGGGCGGGCCGGGCGGCGGCCGTGCCGCGCGACCTTGACAATCGGCCCGCCGTCCTCTTCAATGATGGGCCGACCTTCACTTCGCCCCTGGGGGATTCCTTCGCGCATGTACTCCGAGTTCTGTTCCATTACGCTGGCGGCCGGCTGGGGCAGTCGCATGCCGGCCGATTCCCCGCCCAAGCCGTGCTGCAAGGTCGGGCCGGTCTCGGTCATCGAGAACGCCCTGCGGACCTTCGAGGATGCGGGCATCCATCGCCACGTGGTCGTCGTCGGCTATCGGGCCGAGGAGATCATGGCGGAGGTCTGCCGGCGCCGGCCGGACGTCCTGTTCGCCTTCCAGCCCGAACGACGCGGCACCGGCGACGCCGTCCGGTGCGCCATGGACCTGCTGAACGCGGCGTCCCGGCCCGGGCACGTGCTGATCTGTGCGGGCGACAAGGTCGTCGAGGCCCGGGCCATCCGCGGGATGCTGGAGGAGTACCTGGCGTCCGAGCACGACCTGTGCGTCCTGGCCGGTCCGTCCGAGCACTACGGCTACACCGGGCGCCTGATCGTGCGGGACGGCGGCGTGCAGGCCGTGATCGAACAGGCCGACGTGCAGGTCCGCCGCCTGGCCGCCGCCCTGCAGGAGATGGCGCCGCAGGAGCGTCCGCAGACGGTGGGCGAGTTCCTGGCCCTGTCCGCCGGCTACATCCGGCGCAAGGCGGGGCCGGGCAAGTACCTGCCCGCGCTGGCCGGGCTGGTGGCCCGGCCGGCGGACACGCCGCTGCCCTGGGACGCCGTGCAGGCGGCCATCGCGGGGCTGACGGACGGCTTCCACATGCGGAGCGGCCGCATCGAGCTGCGGGAGGCCGTCGAGGCCCACCTCTGCAACTTGAGCGTCTACGCGGGCCGCTTCGACCTCCTGTGCCGCAAGGTGCGCGACCTGCGCACGAACAACGTGCAGCGGGAGCTGTACTTCACGGACGTGCTGGACATGATGGCGGCCGACGGACACCGGGTGGGCCTGTTCCGCATCGACGACCCGGCCGAGGTGATGGCCTTCAACACGCCGGCGGAACTGGAGGAGGTGCGGCTCGTGCACGCCGTGCGCACGCAGAAGCACGTGCGCTACCCGGCCGCCGAGCAGTGGCTGAACTACCTGGCCTGGCACGGCCCGGCCGGCCCGGCGACGACCGCAATGGCGGGGCTGGCCGCGCGCGCCGGACGCGACCGCGCCGCCATCCTGGTCCGTTCCCCCGGACGCATCAACCTGCTGGGCCGGCACGTGGACCACCAGGGCGGCCGCTGCAACCTGATGGCCATCAACCGCGAGGTGGTCATCGCGGCCGCCCCGCGGGACGACGATCGCATCAACCTCTGGAACGCCGATCCCGGGGCCTATCCCGACTGCAGCTTCGCCTTCGGCGAGATGGCCGCCGACATGGCCTGGGAGGACTGGCTGCGGACGCTCGGCACGCAGCATCTGCGCCGCATGGCGTCCGGACGCGGGGCCGACTGGGGGCACCTGGTCCAGGGCGCCGCGTTCCGGCTGCAGCATCGGTTCCGGGGGCGGCGCCTCAGGGGTATGGACGCCTTCGTGTGCGGCGAGATCCCCGTCGCGGCGGGGCTCAGCTCGTCCTCGGCGCTCGTCGTGGCGGCCGCCGAGGCGCTGGCCGAGCTGAACGCCCTGAACGTGCACGCGCGCGAGTTCGTGGACCTGTGCGGCGAAGGGGAGTGGTTCGTCGGCACGCACGGGGGCAGCGGCGACCACGCCGCCATCAAACTCGCCCGCAGCAGGGAGGTCATGGCGGTCTCCTTCTTCCCCTTCGACGTGGTCGGCCACCACCGGTTCCCGCACGACTGCGTCCTGCTCGTCTGCCACTCCGGGCTGCCCTCCGACCTCGGCCCGGAGGCCCGCACCCGCCTGAAGGCGCGGGTGGCCTGCTGCCACATCGCGCGCGAGATCGTGCGCGAGAGCCGGCCGGCGCTCGCCGACCGCATCGAGCACCTGCGCGACCTGAATCCCGAGCGCCTGGACCTGTCGCTGCCCGGCCTCTACGCCCTGGTCAAGGACATCCCGTGCACAATGGATGCACGTGCAATCGAGGCGCTGGCCGGACGGCGGGCGGCCGTCAGGACGGCCGTTGAGGCGCTGGACCTCCGGAACGGGCAGTTCCCCGTGCGCGACGCGGCCCTGTTCATCGTCTCCGAATGCGCGCGCGCACGCATGGCCGCCGACCTGCTGGACCGCGCGGACGCGGCCGCCCTGGGGCAGGCGATGAACGTCTCGCACGACGGCGAACGCGTCGCCGCCGCGCCCATCCGGGCCACCGACCGCTACCTGGACGGGCTCATCGCGCGCTCCGCGCGCCCCGAGTCCCTGGTCGAGGCAGGCGTGGCGCTCTGGCAGCAGCCGGGCGGCTACGGCTGCAGCACGCCGCAGATCGACCGGATGGTCGACTGCGCGCGCACGCAGCCCGGGGTCCTCGGCGCGCAACTGGCCGGGGCGGGGCTGGGCGGATGCGTCATGGTGCTGCTGAAGCGGGAGGCCGTCGAGCCGACGCAGCAGGCACTGGCGGAGGGGTACTACGAGCCGAACGGCCTGGAGCCACGCACCTTCGTGTGCGAACCGTCGGGGGGAAGCCAGGTCCTCACGACCGTCGAGGCCCCGCCGGCGGCGCCTTGAGTCGGATTCCACAGGCAGAGCAGGAGGCAGGGCAGTGCGCACGGACGGACGGATGCCGGACGAAATGCGGGCAATGACCATCGAGCGGGGCTACACGTGCCACGCGGAGGGCTCGGTCCTGATTCACGTCGGCCAGACGCGCGTGCTCTGCACGGCGATGGTCGAGGACCGCGTGCCGCCGCACTGCATCGGCAAGGGGAGGGGCTGGGTGACGGCCGAGTACTGCCTGCTGCCCAGCTCCGTCCCCGAGCGGCGCAGTCTGCAGCGCCCGGTGGGCGGCCGGACCCACGAAATCCAGCGCCTGATCGGCCGGGCGCTCCGCGGCGCCGTGGACCTGCACCGCATCGGCGGACGCACGATCTGGATCGACTGCAACGTGATCCAGGCCGATGGCGGCACGCGCACGGCGTCGATCACCGGCGGCTTCGTGGCCCTGGTCGATGCCCTCTGGAGCCTGAAGGAGCGCGGGGCCTTCGAGAGCATCCCCCTGACGCAGGGAATCGCGGCCGTGAGCGTCGGCGTCGTGGAAGGGCAGCCCGTCGTCGACCTGTGTGCGGACGAGGACCGGGCCGCCTCGGTGGACATGAACGTGGTCATGACGCACGACGGCCGGTTCGTCGAGGTGCAGGGCACGGCCGAGGGGCTCGCCTTCAGCCGAGACGAGCACGACGCGATGCTGACCCTGGCGCAGGACGCAATCGCGCGCATCCGGGGCCTGCAGGCGGAGGCCCTGGGCGAACGGCTCGTCCTCTGAGGCCCGCCATGCATGAGACGGCGGGAACCCCCGTGTGGAGGCCGGCGTTCGTGGTCTCCGGCCGGACGGCCCGGCGCATCGCCCGGGCCCCGGACGGCCCCCTGGAGGCCAGCCTGGACCTGGGCCGAACGCGCTCGACCGTGCGGATCGAGGCGGACTCGGCCACGCTTCCGGACGGCCGCACGGTGGACAGGGCGGCACTTGCCGAGGCCGTCTCCGACGGCGAGGACTGCATCGAGCTGACCCCCGCGGCCCCGCGGAAGGTCTACGCCTACAGCCGGGAACGTTGCTGCTACTACAAACTGTTCCAGCCGTTCGAGGACCGCCCGCCGACCATCGTCATCAACGGCGCCACGATGCACGCCATCGTGGGAAAGGACCCGTGGCAGGACGCGGCGGCGAAGGTCGGGCAGGTGGTTGCGCCCCGGCGCGGCGGGCGCTGCCTGGACACCTGCTGCGGGCTCGGCTACACGGCCCAGTTGCTCGTGCAGACCGGCTTCCGGCCCGTCGTCTCCTGCGAGGTCGATCCGAACGTGCTCGCGGTCGCCGCCGTGAACCCCTGGTCCGAGGGGCTCTGGTCCGAGGGGATCGAAGTCGCGCCGAGGGACCTGCGCGACATCGTGGCCGACGCGCCGGACGCCCGCTTCGCGTGCATCTTCCACGACCCGCCCACGGTGCACCAGGCCGGGGACCTGTACGCGGAGGAACTCTACCGCGCATTCGCGAGGGTCCTGGCGCCGGGCGGCGTCCTCTACCACTACGTGGGCGAGCCCGGACGGCGGGTGGGCCGCGACTACGCGCGCGGGGTGATCCGCCGCCTGCAGGCCGCAGGCTTCGCGGACGTGCGGCGGGCGGTGGCGGGCGTGCTCGCGCGCAAGACGAGATAGCGGCCCTACGGCGGGCCCGGGAGCCGGTCCACGAGGTCGGCCAGCGTCACGCGGACCAGGAAGTCATGCGCCTGCCGTTCGGCCTGCGCGAAGACCTCGTCGATCAGCGGCGCGTAGCCGGCGCCGGCAGCCGGCGCCCGGGTGCGCCGACGGGACTCCACGGCGGCGACGACCTCGGCGACGCTGATCAGGGCGGGGGGGCGCATGAGCGCGTAGCCGCCGGCCGGGCCGCGCGTGCTCCTCACCAGGGCGCGTCGCTTGAGCGCCAGGAGCACGTGCACGAGGTAGTTGGACGGGGCGCCGGTGCGCCTGGCGATGTCGCGCAGCCTGGCGGGCTGGTCCTGCGCGTGGAGGGCCGCCAGGTCCAGCGCGGCCAGCAGCGCGTAGCGGGTCTTGGCGTCGTAGCTCTGCATGTCGTCCCGAGCGAAGGGGACGTCAGGAGGCGGCCGGAGCGACCGGGACGCGTCGGGTCAGGGAGTCCTCGCTCTGACCGTCGAAGATGTGGGCCTTGCGCAGGTCGAACGCGATGCGGGCCTGGTCGTTGACGCGCATCCTGCTTCGGGGGTCGACCTTGGCGACGATGTCGTGCTTCTGTGTGCGCCCGCGCAGGTAGACCAGGGTCTCGGCGCCGAGCGGCTCGACGACCTCCACGTGGAGGTCCGCAACGTTCTCCGGCGGCCCTTCGGTGAACAGCGCACTGTCGTGCAGGTCCTCGGGACGGATGCCCAGGGACACGGCCTTGCCGATGCAGCCCTGCACGCACGAGGCCAGTTCGTCGGTCAGCGTGAGCGTCACGTCGTCGGAGGCGAAGGCCAGCCCGCCCTCGCGCCGCTCGATCGTGCCGTCGATGAAGTTCATGGGGGGGCTTCCGATGAAGCCGCCGACGAACCTGTTGACCGGATGGTCGTAGAGCCCCAGGGGGGCGTCGACCTGGAGCACGTACCCGTCGCGCATCACGGCGACGCGCGAGCCGAGCGTCATGGCCTCCACCTGGTCGTGCGTGACGTAGATCATGGTGGCGCCGAGGCGTTCGTGCAGACGCGCGATCTCGACGCGCATCTGCACGCGCAGCTTGGCGTCCAGGTTGCTCAGGGGCTCGTCGAACAGGAACACCTTGGGCTGGCGGACGATGGCGCGCCCGACGGCCACGCGCTGGGCCTGGCCGCCGGACAGCTCGCGGGGGCGGCGTTTCAGCAGGGCGTCGATCTCGAGCAGCTCGGCCGCGTGCCGCACGCGCCGGTCGATCTCGTCGGTCGCGTATCCGCGCAGCCTCAGGCCAAAGGCCATGTTGTTGTAGACGGTCATGTGGGGGTAGAGGGCGTAGTTCTGGAAGACCATCGCGATGTCGCGGTCCTTGGGCAGCACGTTGTTGACGACCTGCCCGCCGATGGAGACGCGCCCGGAGGTGATGTCTTCCAGGCCGGCGACCATGCGCAACGTGGTGGACTTGCCGCATCCGGACGGGCCGACCAGCACAAGGAGGCTGCCGTCCTCGACGGTCAGGTTCACGTCGTTGACGGCCTTGACGCCGCCGTCATAGACCTTGCATACGTTCTCGAACTTCACTTCCGCCATCGGATCTCTCCCGCGCCGTCAACCTTTGATGGCGCCTTCGCCGACGCCGCGTATGAAGAAGCGCATGGTGAACGCGAACAGCACGACCAGCGGGATGGCGGAAATAAAGTAGGCCGCCATCAGGGGGCCCCATTCCTTCACGTAGGCGCCCTGGAGGTGGTAGAGGCCCACAGCCAGGGGCAGCAGTTCCGGGTCGCGCAGGGTGATCAGGGGCAGGATGAAGGAGTTCCACGTGCTGACGAAGTTCAGGATTGCCAGCGTGGAGATGATGCCGCCGCACTGGGGGACCACGACGTGCATGACCTGCTGGAAGTGAGAGGCGCCGTCGATGCGCGCGCACTCGAAGAACTCCTTCGGCATGTCCTCGATGAAGTTCCGCAACACGTACAGGCAGAGCACCTGGCCGCCGGCGGCCGAGACGATCGACAGGCCGATCAGCGAGTTGAGCATGTTCAGCCGCTTCATGAGGTTGAACAGCGGGATCAGGTTGGCCACGCCCGGCATCAGCATCAGGAGCAGCAGGGCCATCCAGAACAGGTCCCCGAGCGGCACCTTGTAGCGGCCGAAGACATAGGCGGCGATGATCGCGACGGCAAGCGTCAGCACGGTCGTCGTGACGGCCAGGAACACGCTGTTGGCGATGTGCACGCCGACGGTGTTCCAGCCCACCACCCAGTTGCCGAAGTGGAGGGGCCAGGTGGGGAGCCAGGTTTGGTTGTAGAACTGCGCGTTGCTCTTGAAGCTCACGACCAGCATGACGTAGAAGGGCATGAACACGAGGGCCAGCATCACCCACAGATAGGCGTGCTTCAGGAAGCGCGCACCCGGCCCCTCGGACATTCTGCTCATTTCTTGACCTGCACCAGCTTGTTGTTGACCCACGTGAGCACGACGATGACGAAGAACAGCAGGATCCCGATCGCGCACGCGTAGCCGGCCTCGCGCGCCCAGAAGGCCTTGTAGTACATGTAGAGCCCGGGCACCATGGCCGCGCCGCCGGGGCCGCCCTCGGCGCCCAGCAGCACCAGGATGA containing:
- a CDS encoding FxsA family protein, giving the protein MLWRLMLVMTLVPLTELLLLLRLADLLGFVPTVVLVVGTGVAGAALARAQGLRAVEGIRRKLEQGEMPADDLVHGLLVLVAGALLLTPGVMTDTVGFLLLVPPVRAAVAGWMKRRLSARLAGGRAFIHGGWEFGPIREKPPDGAPPLEDVEEP
- the hisD gene encoding histidinol dehydrogenase — its product is MAHLHIWRTDDAAFDHRFQSLMRKLSLDEGLRASTQAAGEPVEETVRRILADVRARGDEALIEGIERFDGCRLEPGELRVRPEEIEGAVARSPAALVDALTLAAERIRRFQESILPRVPKPTDDRGRVLSVRYRPVRSAAVYIPGSSASLASSVLMTAVPARVAGVRRIAMATPARPDGTVSDDRLLAAHLAGVHEVYRLGGAYAIGALAYGTASVPAVDFIVGPGNAYVNAAKRQVFGQVGIEMLAGPSEVVIIADASADAECAAADMLAQAEHNPGSAVLLTDRESFAEDTLRAIKAQLAGLPHPDAARRCLSEYGAVIVCRSIDECAEVADRLAPEHLQIMTGDPEAVAEKVCNAAAVFVGLYTPVAVGDYVAGPSHTLPTSRTARFASGLSANDFLRRVAVIRYDRTALEDDAQTIARLARTEGLEGHARSVEVRMLPGREAPPAR
- a CDS encoding twin-arginine translocase TatA/TatE family subunit — translated: MVAFIGGVGHWEVLVVLVVALLLFGSRLPSVMRSLGKSVSSFKQGLREVEDDLDTAGGPDTPALPSEKPRHPAG
- a CDS encoding DUF814 domain-containing protein; the encoded protein is MVMSLSTAELAAVVRNLKPLLEGGRIERMDQPEADRLVLYVRKGPALYWVLLCTHPQFARLHLLTNRPPRSKPASGFCSILRDHATTAELNVLRRAPGDRIVVVEFTGRDRLMQPRPMRLIAEMFAPGGNFVLTDEADRILAVNRRVDSPRRRLVPGAVYELPEPPPKSERDAENRFDGLADAGDAPALSRAVQSLYATLEARERLEGLRAGLSKALRAAAKSARRKAAGIGRALDEARNADAIRRQGELLKIALPNVPPRRDRIEVDDVFDPALPKVVVELNPALSPEENIEWLFRRYKKARAGADRLAERAREAEERLGAVERLAKDAADARTEAELAVLQDAVERLGVPTGPRSAARPRPAEAAPRGPRTFRSEDGSEILVARSRRENEHLTLSIARGNDYWLHLADWPGPHVIVRAPRGEVSEPALLDAAHLAVHFSRLRGADQADVLYTQCKHVRRLKGGSPGRVSLARARTLRVRIDPERLERLLRPAPAGQRRGGPGGGRAARP
- a CDS encoding NTP transferase domain-containing protein, producing the protein MYSEFCSITLAAGWGSRMPADSPPKPCCKVGPVSVIENALRTFEDAGIHRHVVVVGYRAEEIMAEVCRRRPDVLFAFQPERRGTGDAVRCAMDLLNAASRPGHVLICAGDKVVEARAIRGMLEEYLASEHDLCVLAGPSEHYGYTGRLIVRDGGVQAVIEQADVQVRRLAAALQEMAPQERPQTVGEFLALSAGYIRRKAGPGKYLPALAGLVARPADTPLPWDAVQAAIAGLTDGFHMRSGRIELREAVEAHLCNLSVYAGRFDLLCRKVRDLRTNNVQRELYFTDVLDMMAADGHRVGLFRIDDPAEVMAFNTPAELEEVRLVHAVRTQKHVRYPAAEQWLNYLAWHGPAGPATTAMAGLAARAGRDRAAILVRSPGRINLLGRHVDHQGGRCNLMAINREVVIAAAPRDDDRINLWNADPGAYPDCSFAFGEMAADMAWEDWLRTLGTQHLRRMASGRGADWGHLVQGAAFRLQHRFRGRRLRGMDAFVCGEIPVAAGLSSSSALVVAAAEALAELNALNVHAREFVDLCGEGEWFVGTHGGSGDHAAIKLARSREVMAVSFFPFDVVGHHRFPHDCVLLVCHSGLPSDLGPEARTRLKARVACCHIAREIVRESRPALADRIEHLRDLNPERLDLSLPGLYALVKDIPCTMDARAIEALAGRRAAVRTAVEALDLRNGQFPVRDAALFIVSECARARMAADLLDRADAAALGQAMNVSHDGERVAAAPIRATDRYLDGLIARSARPESLVEAGVALWQQPGGYGCSTPQIDRMVDCARTQPGVLGAQLAGAGLGGCVMVLLKREAVEPTQQALAEGYYEPNGLEPRTFVCEPSGGSQVLTTVEAPPAAP
- the rph gene encoding ribonuclease PH; translated protein: MPDEMRAMTIERGYTCHAEGSVLIHVGQTRVLCTAMVEDRVPPHCIGKGRGWVTAEYCLLPSSVPERRSLQRPVGGRTHEIQRLIGRALRGAVDLHRIGGRTIWIDCNVIQADGGTRTASITGGFVALVDALWSLKERGAFESIPLTQGIAAVSVGVVEGQPVVDLCADEDRAASVDMNVVMTHDGRFVEVQGTAEGLAFSRDEHDAMLTLAQDAIARIRGLQAEALGERLVL
- a CDS encoding methyltransferase domain-containing protein, coding for MHETAGTPVWRPAFVVSGRTARRIARAPDGPLEASLDLGRTRSTVRIEADSATLPDGRTVDRAALAEAVSDGEDCIELTPAAPRKVYAYSRERCCYYKLFQPFEDRPPTIVINGATMHAIVGKDPWQDAAAKVGQVVAPRRGGRCLDTCCGLGYTAQLLVQTGFRPVVSCEVDPNVLAVAAVNPWSEGLWSEGIEVAPRDLRDIVADAPDARFACIFHDPPTVHQAGDLYAEELYRAFARVLAPGGVLYHYVGEPGRRVGRDYARGVIRRLQAAGFADVRRAVAGVLARKTR
- a CDS encoding Rrf2 family transcriptional regulator, with the translated sequence MQSYDAKTRYALLAALDLAALHAQDQPARLRDIARRTGAPSNYLVHVLLALKRRALVRSTRGPAGGYALMRPPALISVAEVVAAVESRRRTRAPAAGAGYAPLIDEVFAQAERQAHDFLVRVTLADLVDRLPGPP
- the ugpC gene encoding sn-glycerol-3-phosphate ABC transporter ATP-binding protein UgpC, coding for MAEVKFENVCKVYDGGVKAVNDVNLTVEDGSLLVLVGPSGCGKSTTLRMVAGLEDITSGRVSIGGQVVNNVLPKDRDIAMVFQNYALYPHMTVYNNMAFGLRLRGYATDEIDRRVRHAAELLEIDALLKRRPRELSGGQAQRVAVGRAIVRQPKVFLFDEPLSNLDAKLRVQMRVEIARLHERLGATMIYVTHDQVEAMTLGSRVAVMRDGYVLQVDAPLGLYDHPVNRFVGGFIGSPPMNFIDGTIERREGGLAFASDDVTLTLTDELASCVQGCIGKAVSLGIRPEDLHDSALFTEGPPENVADLHVEVVEPLGAETLVYLRGRTQKHDIVAKVDPRSRMRVNDQARIAFDLRKAHIFDGQSEDSLTRRVPVAPAAS
- a CDS encoding carbohydrate ABC transporter permease; this encodes MSRMSEGPGARFLKHAYLWVMLALVFMPFYVMLVVSFKSNAQFYNQTWLPTWPLHFGNWVVGWNTVGVHIANSVFLAVTTTVLTLAVAIIAAYVFGRYKVPLGDLFWMALLLLMLMPGVANLIPLFNLMKRLNMLNSLIGLSIVSAAGGQVLCLYVLRNFIEDMPKEFFECARIDGASHFQQVMHVVVPQCGGIISTLAILNFVSTWNSFILPLITLRDPELLPLAVGLYHLQGAYVKEWGPLMAAYFISAIPLVVLFAFTMRFFIRGVGEGAIKG